Sequence from the Halobaculum rubrum genome:
AGCGGATGACGTCGAGGCCGTTGCTCCGCTCGGTGGACTCCTCGCGGCCGCCGTCGGACTGCCAGGCGGCCTCCTGGCCGTTACCGCTCTCGGCGTTGGCCTTCGCGTCGAAGTCGAGTTCCGAGGCCTCCCCGCCCTCGATGCTCTGCCGTGACTTGTCGGCCTGCTTTTGCGTGCTCGGGCCGAGCACCTGCGCGCTCTGGACGCCGGTCATGATGGCCATGACGCGGACCTTCCCCTTGTACTCCTCCTGGATGCGGGCGCCCCAGATCACGTTCGCGCTCGCCTCGAGGCGCTCGGTGATGTTGTCGGCGATGCCCTCGGCCTCCTTCAGCGTGAGGTCCGGGCCGCCGGTGATGTGGACGAGGCCGCCCGACGCGCCGCGGTAGTCCACGTCCAGCAGCGGGTGGTTCATCGCGTCGTTGACCACCTCCTGGGTCTTGTTCTTGTCCTGGGTCTCGCCGACGAGCATCACCGCGACGCCGCCCTGGTTCATGATCGTGGACATGTCCGCGTAGTCCAGATTGATCAGGGACGGCTGGGTGATGGTCTCGGAGATCCCCTTCACGGTCTCGGCGATGATCTGGTCCATCACCGAGAACGCCTTCCCGATCGGCAGGTTGGGGACGTAATCGAGGAGGCGGTTGTTGTCGAGCACGATGATCGAGTCGGCCTCGTTGCGGAGCTCCTCGAGCCCCTCCTCGGCCTTCACCGTGCGGGCGCGCTCGACGTTGAACGGCGTCGACACCATGCCGACGACGATGGCGCCCTGCTCTTTGGCGATCTTCGAGATGACCGGCGCCGCGCCGGTGCCGGTCCCGCCGCCCATGCCGGCGGTGACGAACACGAGGTCCGCGTCGCCGAGCACCTCCTTGATCGTTCCCTGGGCCATCTCGGTGGCGCGCTCGCCCATCGAGGGGTCGCCGCCCGCGCCGAGCCCGTTTGTCAGGGACTTGCCGACGAGGATCTTCGTGTCGGCCTCGATCATCTTCAGGTGCTGCTTGTCGGTGTTGATCGCGACCGTCTCGGCGCCGTCGACGCCGATGTTGTACAGTCGGTTGATCGTGTTGTTGCCCGCGCCGCCCGCGCCGACGATGACGATCCGGGGCTCCCCGAACTCGTCGTCGTCGTCGCCGACCGCCTCCATGTCGCGCTGCTCGGCTTCCGCGTTCGCCAGCGCGTCCTGAACGATGTCCTGCATCGTTACACCTTGGCCCAGCTGCGCTTACTGCGCTCGCCGCGCGTGCGCTCGCCGGACGTGTCGGCCTGCTCGTTGAGCATGTCGCGGACGGCGGACCGAATCGCCTCGCTGCGATTCGGGAACTCCCCCGTTTCGACCATCTGTTCGACCTCCTCGATCTGCTGTTTCGGGATTCGTAGTGTCACACGCTCCATTGTTGTATTCCCCCGGTAAGACGACGACACGCACATGCGTGGCCTCACATCGACGGCCGGAGTTTCCCCGCCCCGACACCCATGTAAGACAGGCCGTCTTACGCACCAGTACCAATATACCGTTTGTATATAAAGATGTCGGCGGTTGTATGACCGATACCGTCAATATGTCTTACGCCGGCCGTCGGGGACGGCCGAGCCGACAGGTCGTCTTACGGCGCGTCGAGCACGTCGGCGGCCGGCGTCCGACGACCGCATCCCGGGCAAAAGCCCCAGTCGGAACGGATCTCGTCGCCACACTCACAGAACAGGCGTCGCGTCGCCTTCTCGCCGCAGTTGGGGCAGAAGACGTGATCGTCGGACAGGTCCTCGCCGCACTGCGCGCAGCTTCGTTCGCCTGCGTCCGACGCGGCGTCCGCCGAGCGTGGTCCCTCGGTCGCGGGCCCCTCCTCCGACGCGGCGTCCGCCGAGCGTGGTCCCTCGGTCGCGGGCCCCTCCTCCGTCGCGGTCGCCGCGGGTTCCGCGTCCGCGGATGCGGGCTGTGAGACGCCCGCGGACGGGTCGACCGCGGCGCCCGCGCCGTCGACGTTTACCGTGAGGTTCACCGACGGAACGCGATCGCCGGCCCCGCCCGGAACGCCGAACGGACGCGCTCCGCCGACGGCCGCGTCGGTGGCGCGGCGGCGGGTTCCGAACTCCTCGTCGAGCCGGGCCGTCACCAGCTCGTCGACGCGGGCCGCGAGCGCGTCGTCGAGGGACCCGGCAGTGTCGACGGCAGCCCCCGACGGACTGCGCGTACCTGTGTCGGAAGCGTCGGCCGCGTCGGCGGCGTGCTGCTCCTCCGCGGCGTCGAGGTGCTCGCGGAGCGCCTCCCGCATGACCTCGCTTTTCGACCCCTCGAGCCTCTCGAGGCGGTCGACGAGGTCCGCGTCCGCGCGGAAGGTTATCTTGCTCATACGAACCGTATTTCGATAGGATACATATCAATCTATCCCACGGATCCGTCCGGATCCCCTCACACGCGTAAGACGGGCGCACGACTCCGCGTGTGGCCCTCGTGTCGTCGTCACCACGAGAGTCGCGGCGCGATCCCATCCGTCTTACACGTCGCCGGCGTGCGTCCGCGCATGCGACATCGCGAACACGGCGACGTGGGAGCGGTGACCGAGATCGGACTGGGCACGTGGAACATCGGCAGCGACTGGGGCGACGTGTCCGACGAGGCGGGTCGGGAGGCGATCCGGGCGGCCCTCGACGCCGTCTCGACGGTTATCGCCGGCCCCGCCTCCCCGGCGCACATCGGGAGCAACGTCGCCGCCGCGGATCTCGGTCCGGTCTCACCGGCTCCACGACGCCGTTCGCGACGTATACGAGGAGTACATGGCGAAGCACGTCCACGATCGCTGGTTAATTAGATTAGTCTAATCTTTTCTTTTGGTCGTAACGACTATACAGTTCAGTCGCACTCATACAGGTGAGCATGACCGACACACGCGACCCGGCGAGTTCGCCGGGAACGACCAGACGGCGGTTCCTCGCGGGGGGCAGCGGCCTCGCCGCGGCGGGGCTCGCCGGCTGTCTGGGCGACGCGGCGGGACGCGGCGGGAGCGACGACGGTCCGACGGTCGTCGCCTCCTTCTTCAGCTTCTACGATTTCGCGCGGAAGGTGGCGGCGGACACGCCGATCACGGTTCGGAACCTCGTTCCCACCGGGCTGCACGGCCACGGCTGGGATCCGGACGCGAGCGTCACCCGCGACATCGTCGACGCCGACGCGTTCGTTCACGTCGGCGAGGACTTCCAGCCGTGGGCCGATCGCGCCATTCAGACGCTGCGGGACGACGACGTGAACACGCAGCTCGTCAACGCTCGCGAGGGGATCGAGCTCGTCCCGCTGGCCGAGAGCCTGGACCGGGACGAGGAGGGCGTCGGCGAGGGCCGCGGGAACGACCCCCACTTCTGGCTCGACCCACGGCGCGCGAAGACGGCCGTCGACAACATCGCCGAAGGGCTCGTCGAGCTGGCGCCCGAGCACGAGGACAGTCTCCGCGACAACGCCGAGACGTACAAGACGGCGGTTCTGGACCGGATCGACGCCGACTACGAGGCGATCTTCGACGCCGCCGACCGCGACGTGGTCCAGCTGGCCGCCCACAACGCGTTCCAGTATATTGCCGACCGCTACGGCGTGCAGATGCGCCCGCTCGTGGTCAACCTCGCCGCCAGCGGCGACGTGAAGCCGTCCGACATCATCGAGGCCAAGCGCGTCATCGACGAGAACGACATCCGCTACATCGGCGCGGGCGTCTTCGAGACGCGCCGCCCCGCGAAGCAGCTGCTCGCGGAGACCTCGGTGGAGGCGTACTACCCGGTGACCCCGTACGCCGGCGTGCGTGAGGACTGGGTCGAGAACGACTGGGGGTACGAGGAGATCGCGGACAAGGTCAACATGCCAACCTTCGAGGTCGTCCTCGGGAACACGCCGCCCGAGGAAGCCGGCTACGACGGGTGGAACGAGGAGTGGAGGAACTTCGAATGAGTCACCCAGACGCCGGCGTCGCCGAGCGCAACGGGCAGGGGATATCGGACGCAGATGGCGAGAGCGACACGGCGATCGAGGTGTCCGACGTGACGTTCGGCTACACCGCCGCGCCGGTGGTCGAGGACGTCGATCTGGCGATCGAGGCGGGCGAGTACGTCGCCGTCGTCGGCCCGAACGGGTCGGGGAAGTCGACGCTGATGAAGCTCATGCTCGGTCTCCTCCGTCCGGACGAGGGCGAGGCCCGACTGTTCGGCGAGCCGGCCCACGCCTTCGACGACGGCGAGCGCGTCGGCTACGTCTCCCAGCACGCCAGCGCCGCCAAGGAGATGCCGATCACCGTCCGCGAGGTGGTGAAGATGGGACGGTTCGCGCACGTCGGCTTCGGACGGCTCTCGGCCGACGACTGGGCCATCGTCGACGAGGCGCTGGCGACGGTCGGCATGAGCGCGTTCGCGGACCGCCGGATCACGAAGCTCTCGGGCGGGCAGCGCCAACGGGCGTTCATCGCCCGAGCACTGGCGGGCGAAGCCGACCTGCTCGTGCTCGACGAGCCGACCGTCGGCGTCGATGCCGAGTCGGTGGAGGCGTTCTACGACCTGCTCGAAGCGCTCAACGACGACGGCATCACCGTCCTGCTCATCGAGCACGACCTCGGTGCCGTCGTCGACCACGCCGACCGCGTCGTCTGTCTCAACCGCGAGGTGTACTTCGACGGCCCGACCGACGAGTTCGTCGAGAGCGACGCCCTCGCGCGGGCGTTCGGTGCCGCCGCCGGCGTCGTTGGGGGCGACCGATGACGCTTCCGACCGGGGCCGCCGACGCGTTCGCGGGCCACTGGCCGAGTCCGCTCCAGTCGGGAGGGAGCGCGCTCGACCCGCTCCTCGCACCGATCTACTACCTGCTCGACCTGTGGTCGCTGTTGCTGGGCGCGCTGGGGAACGCGACCGGGCTGGAGCTACTCCAGTACGGCTTCATGCACCGCGCGATCCTCGTCGGCATCTGTATCGGCGTGATGGCGCCGCTCATCGGGACGTTCCTCGTCCACCGACAGCTGGCCCTCATCGGCGACGCGCTCGCACACACCGCGTTCGCGGGCGTCGCCGTCGGGCTGTTTCTCAACGGCGTTCTCAGTCTCGGCGTCTCGCCGTACCTCACCGCCGTCGTGGTCGCCGTTCTCGCCGCCCTGTTGATCGAGGTGATCTCGGAGGTGACCGACGCCTACAACGACGTGTCGATGGCGATCGTGCTCTCGACCGGATTCGCGCTCGGAACGGTGCTCATCAGCCTCAACGCCGGCGGACTCGCGGTCGGGATCAACCAGTACCTGTTCGGCAACCTCTCGACGGTGTCGGCGGAGAACGCCGCGATCCTCCTCGTGCTGTTCGCGGTCATCGTCGCCACCGTCGCGCTCACGCGAAACCAACTGTTGTACGTCACCTTCGACGAGACGGCCGCCGAGGTGTCGGGGATCCCCGTGAACTGGTACAACCGCGTGATGGTGATGCTCACGGCGCTGGTGGTCGTCGGCGCGATGCAGATCATGGGCGTCATCCTCGTCGCCGCGATGCTCGTCGTCCCCGTCGCGGGCGCGACGCAGGTGTCCCGCAGCTTCACCGGATCGCTGCTCACGTCGGTCGTTCTCGCCGAACTGGCCGTCCTGCTCGGCATCGGGGTCTCCTACTATGGCGAGGCGACCGCCGGCGGCGTCATCGTCCTCGTCGCCGTCGCGATCTACGTCGTCGCCGTCGCGATCGGGAAGCTCCGCGAGGCTCGCGGCGACGAGGACGCGCCCGAACTCGGCGGCATCGACGCCGACGACGGGGTCGCGTGATCGACGCGACGCGCGCAACAGCGGACACGGCGATTTCGTATAGCAGCAACTAGTTTATTTTCGGGATCGATCGACGCAGCAGCACCCGGCGCCGCTTCCCCGAGGCTTATCCCGCGAGCGGCGAAGCCGCTGCCATGGCGACGAAGCTCCCCGAATCGGAGTTCGACGCGCGGCTCGCAGAGGTTCGCGGGCGGCTCGCGGACACCGACGCGGACGCGGCGACGTTCCTAGGCGCGACGAGTATCGAGTACCTCTCGGGCTTTCATCACATCCAGACCGAGCGGCCGGTCGTCCTCGCGGTGACGGAGGACCGCATGGAGATCACGGTCCCGCGCCTGGAAGTCGAGCGCGTGGAGCCGAACCCCCGGATCGACGCCGTGCATCACTACTTCGACTACCCGCAGGGGAAGCCGATCGAGACGGCGGCGGCGATGCTGGAGGGGATGGGCGTCGACTCGGTCGTCTCCGACGCCGACGGCGCGCCCGGGGTGATGGGCTACGAGGGCCCCTCGCTCTCGGAGTTCGTCGAGGTGGACTCGCAGTCGTGGGTCGACCGGATGCGCTGGGAGAAGACCGACGCGGAGGTCGACCTCGTGCGCGAGTCGGCGAAGTGGGCGAACCTCGCGCACCGCCACCTCGCGGACTACACCGAGGTCGGCGCGCACCCGGTGACGGTGAGCCAGCGGGCCACGACCGAGGCCTCGCGCGCGATGCTCGACACGCTGGGCGATCGGTACGCGGTGCGGACCCGGGGAAGCGGCCCAGTCCACGCGGGCTACATCTCCGGCTCGGAGACCGCCCTTCCGCACGGCCACACTCCGAACGAACGGCTCTCCGAGGGGGACGTGTTGATCACGGGCGCGTCGGCCAACGTCGACGGGTACCACTCGGAGCTGGAGCGCACCATGTTCGTCGGCGAGCCGAGCGACGAGCAGGTCCACTACTTCGAGCTGATGCTGGAGGCGCAGGACATCGCGATCGACGCGCTCGGCCCCGGGCAGTCGATCGCCGGCGTCGACGAGGCCGTCCACGACTACTTCCTCGAACAGGGGATCGAGGACACCGCCCAGCACCACGTCGGCCACAACATCGGCCTCGGGGGCCACGAGCCGCCGTACCTCGACCGAGGCTGGGACGAGTACGACCACGTCGGCGAGAGCGACGCCCAGATGGCGCCGGGGCAGATCTACACCATCGAACCCGGGATCTACACCGACGAGTACGGCTACCGCCACTCGGACACCATCGCGATCACCGAGAGCGGGATCGAGTGGCTCACGTACTTCCCGCGCGATCTGGAGTCGAACGTCATCCGGTAGCGAGAGACCCCGAAAACCACTGAAACGCCGTTTTCCCGCGCCGTCGCGACAGTCCCGAACCACAGAGCGCCGGGCGGGTCGCTCGGTTATACACCGGTATCCGCGATATCGAATCGCCGAACCGGCCTCGATAGATTCATACCGACGCCGCGGACACCGCCGTGCGTGAGCGCCGTCTCCTTCGCCCTCTTCGACACACTGGTCGACGCGGACCTCCCCGACGACCCCGCCGCGGCCGTCGGCGACGAACTCCGGGGTCGCGGCGTCGACGTGCCCGACGACTGGGCGGACGCCTATCGCGAGACCCGCATCGATCCACCCGCCGGTGCGGAGGTACCGCTGCCGGCACACGTGAGCCGGGCGCTCGCATCTCGCGGCGTCGACGCCCCGGGCAACGCCGCCCGCCGGGCCGTCGTCGCCGCGTTCGACCCGTCGGTTCGCACCCGCGACGGAGCGGTCGACGCGGTCGCCCGTGCACGAGAGGACGGCCCGGTCGGCCTGCTCGCGAACTGTGCGGTGCCGGAACTCGTCGGGCGCGTCCTCGTGCGCTCGGAGCTGTCGCGCGACGACTTCGACGCCGTCGTGACGAGCGTCGCCTGCGGATGGCGCAAGCCGGACCCGCGGGCGTTCGAGCGCGTCGCCGACTCGCTCGGGGTCGATTCCGCGGGTCTCACACACGTCGGCGTCGACCCGACCGTCGAGGGCGGCGTCACGGCGGTCGACGGTCGGTTCGTCCGCGCCGACGCGAACGGGCCGGTGCCCCGAATCGGGTGACCGGCGGCCCGAAGGCGTCGAGTCCGCCGATCACGCACCGGTAACGAAGAACAGCAGCATCGAGATGGCCAGCGACGCGAGGATGACCGCCGCCGCCAGCGCGCCGCCCATCGAGACGGCGGCGTTGGCGTGGCTCGCGAGCGACTCGGTCCGGTCGTTGCCGAACACCGTCACCTCGGCGTGCTCGGTGGCCATCCCCGCCTCGACGGGGTCGACGTCCGCGACGGCCCGGGTGGCCACGTCCACGACCACGTCGGTGAGTTCGTCCCGGTCGATGGCGGCGCCGACCTGGTTGTCGGCCTCGACGGTGTTGACGATGTGCGTGTCGGTCGTCATCACCTCCGCCTCGTCGGCGTCGACCGCGTCGACGACGGCGTCGATCAGATGACCCCGGAGACCGGGCTCCATGTTGTTGCCGTCGACGAGCACGTAGGCGGTGGTCTGCGCGCCGCCGTCGCCGTCCGCGTCGACGTCGGTCACCATCGCGCGGATCCCGAGCGGGCCGATCCCCTCCTGGGGAGTCCACTCGGTTCGCTCCCAGGCGACCCCGGCCGAGAGGTCGCCACGCGGCGCGACCGCGAGACGCTCGGCGGCACGGCGCGCCGCCTGGATCATGTCGAACGACCGCGTCGATCCCGGCGTCACGTGGCCTAGGTCGGGGCCCTCGAGGCCGTTGTTGGAGTTGTGGGCGTCCGCGAGCAGCACGTCGTCGAGCCCCTCGGTGCGCGCCTCCGCGGCCGTCGAGAGCCCGACGGCGTAGTCCACGTCGTCCGCGAAGCCGGGCGCGAACGTCGAGACGAGCAGGGCGTCGTCGTCGAACGCCTGCCCGAGAATCGACGCCTCGCCGGCGGTCGTGCGGACGCTCTCGCTCGCCTCCGGGGAGTACGTGAGCCGCTCGTGGGCACGGTCGACCGCCTCGAGGACGGTGTCGACCTCGCGCTCGGTGACGAGATTGAAGTCGTGCCCGGCGGTCGCGTGCGGCGGAAACGCGAGCCCGTCGGTCGCGGCCGCGACGCGAACCGGGAGGTTGCCGCCGCCGATCTCTCCCATCGGACCGGGGTGGATCATCGGCAACACCCAGCGAGCCTTCTCGTCGCCGTCGGGCGTGCGGAACGCGAGGACGGTGACCGGGACGACCGCCTCCTCGCCCAACTGCTCGAAGAAGTCCTCCAGCTCCCGGCTTCCCTCGGCGACGTGCCCGATGAACCCCTGGAGGAAATCGAGCACGGAGACGCCGAGCGTGTTTCGCCACGGCCGGTCCACGACGTAGAGGAACGTCCACACCGCCGCCGCATACAGCGCACACGTCAGCCCGAGCACGAGGAAGTGGTCCGGGCTGATCGCCGACAGCTCGGGCGGCGCCTCTTCGGGCCGGGCGAGGTACGGCATGAGGAACGTGTCGAGCAGGGGACCACCCACTTCGAGCAGGCGGAGCGTGCCGCTGTAGACGAACAGCAGCACCGCCGCGACGACGGTCTGGATGCTCGCGGGCACCGCCGCCACGGGGAGCGACGACCGCGAGACGGCCATGATCACGAGCAGGCGGACCGCGAACACCGACGCCAGCGCGACGACGAGCACGTCGAAGACGAACCGCTGGGACAGCGGGGTCAGGTACGCGGCGAGTCCGCCCACCGCGAGGAAGGCGACGATGACGACCTCACACACCAGCGCGAGCAACGACGATCGGTTCGGCGTGAGTTTCCCCCCGACGAGCCGGTCGACCCAGGCGGTGGCGAGCCCGGCGACGACCGTCGGGATCCCGATGAAGAACACTCCTTCCCAGGCGTCGCGCCCGACAAACAGCACGCCGCGCCACACGACCGACGTCTCCGGACGCTCGAACGCCCCGACGCCGGCGACGGCCGCCAGCAGGAGGGCGAACGCGACCGACGTGTACCACGACGGCGCGCGGAAGATGAACCGCGAGAGGCCGGCGAGGTTACTTTGGGTCGCAGTCATACGCGTTGACGGTGGCGAACGCGTGCGGGACCTAAAAATGAGGCGTACTCGGCGCGCGGGACGGTGGTACGTGACAGGAACTGTGGAGGCTGTCCGATGGGTGGGGCGACTACCGGCAGATCTCGACGAAGTTCTCGAAGACCTCCTGCCCGCGCTCGGTGTGGCTCACCTCGGGGTGCCACTGGACGCCATAGAGATCGCGGTCGGTTTCGGACATCGCCTCGACGCCGCAGACGTCGCTGTCGGCGGTGACCGTGAACCCCTCCGGCGCCTCGACGACCTCGTCGGCGTGGCTGGCCCAGGTTCGTGTTCCCGGCGCGAGCGACCCGACCAGCGGGTCCTCGTCGTCCAGGATCCGCACGTCGACGTCGGCGTAGCCGCCGTAGTCGCCCGACTCGACGCGGCCGCCGAGTTCCTCGGCGATGAACTGCAGCCCCAGGCAGATGCCCAACACGGGCACGTCCAGATCGAGGTACTCGGCACAGCGGCCGACGCGGTCCATGCTCGGCCCCCCGGAGAGGACGAGTCCGTCGGCGTCGATGTCGGCGGGGTCGGTGTCGTTGTCGAGGATCTCCGTGTCGACCCCCACGTCGCGAAGCGCCCGGCCTTCCAGGTGCGTGAACTGTCCGTGGTTGTCGATGACCACGATGCGCGGCTCGCTCATACGGGGGATTGCGCGGACGTGGTGAAAAACCGCCCGCTTCGCACCGAGAGATGCACGGACGTGTGTATCCGTCCCGTCGTCGCCCGAGCCCTTCAGCCGTCGTCGCCGTAGCGTTCGCTGGCGGCCGAGAACCCCAGTTCGCCGAGTTCGTCGCTTCGGCGGCTCTCCCGTTCGGCGACCGCTTCCGGGTCGGGGCTCGCGTCGTCGTCGACGCGGGCGAACGACCGGTGGACCTTGGTGTGACACCACCGGCACAGGCCCACCGTGATCTCGTGAGACGGGCTTCGATCCGCGTCGCCGTCTTCGGAGTTTCGGGCGCCGCCGGCGTCACCCGCTCCCTCGCCGTACGAGAGGTGGTGTTCCTCCACGAGCGGCCGGCGCTCGTCGTGGGCGATGCGGACCTCCGCCAACCCACACCGCGCGCACTCCTTGGCGTCGGTCGTCGACCGGTAGTGCGGACAGTCACGCCAGTCCGCGTCCTCGTCGGCGGCGACGCAGTCGTAGTCGGCGCGGCGACGGTCCGCGGCGAACTCGGGGTCGTCGCCCGCGCGGTCGAGCGCGAACCGACAGCGCCCGTCGCCGGTGAGGTGATCGCAGCGGCCGGCGAACTCGTAGGGGTCGTCGACACCGACCGACGTGCCGTCCGGCGTCCGCTCCATGGGTCGTCTCGTGTCGGGTCGGATAAAAAACGCTCACTCCCGCGGGACGCTGATGTCCTGCAGGTCGCCGCCGCATTCGGAACAGGTTCCCGGACTGTGCTCCGCCTCGGTACGCGCCGAGCACTCCCGGCACTCGAAGACGCGCACCGTTCCGGTGTGGTAGGGGTCTGGGCGCATCGTTGTATGGTAACGTACCACACAGTAATAAGCGACGCGGTGGGTTCCCTCTCGACCGCATCGTTTCACCGCACAGTCGTTCGATCTCGTCGCGTAGGCATGGATCGGGACCGACGAAACGGATACGTTCATACCGACGGGCCGTCCACCACGCCCCGTGCGAGTGATTCACCGGTCCGGGGCCATCGACGCCGAGGACGAGTCGCCGTCGGCGCCGCGCGAGCACGTCCTCGCGACGGACGTCGACGTGGCTGACTCGTTCTGGTCGCAGGCGCGGGGGCTGATGTTCCGTCGGTCGGTCCCCGACGAGTACGCGCTCGTGTTTCGGTTCGACGAGCCCGACTCGCGGAGTCTCCACATGGCGTTCGTCCCATTCCCCATCGACGCAGTCTGGCTCGTCGACGGCGAGGTGTCGACGGTGAAACGCCTCCGCCCGTGGGTCGGGCTCGGGTGGGGAACCGCGGACACGATCGTCGAATTGCCGGCCGGCGCCGCCGACGGCGTGGAGTCCGGCGACACCGTCGAGGTCGTCGAGTAGCGGTCGCGAACGGGGCGACGATACCGGCGGTGTCCGCGTCTCACTGCCTCGGGAGGGCTTATATCGGTTCACAACATTGTTGCGGCCATGCGTCGAGCGACACTGGCGGGGGCGCTGCTCGTCGGGAAGGGGCTCGACGCCGTCTCGACGGTGGTCGTGCTCCGACACTCCGACTCCGTGCGCGAGTCGGTACCGCTGTCGCGGGCGCTGATGGCGTGGCTCGGACCGGCGGGGGGAATGGCGGTGCTCACCCTGATCACGATGATCGCGGTCGGGCTGCTTGCGGAGTCCGGCGTCCTCATCGACCGCCACCTCGACGGCGAGACGCCGGAGCGGTACGTACCGAGGCTGCGCGCGACGGTGTATCTCGGCTGTGCGGCGTGGTTCGGATCGGTCGGCCTGTGGAACTTCTCGCATCTGCTGTGACCGCGGCGGGGAGGTCGGCGTCGACGACGCCGGCGTGGTCGGTGCGTCGGATCTCCGGGAGTATTTATCCGATGCGGCCGAACCGCCCCGCGTGAGCTACGTCGTGGAGGTGAAGCCGTCCGCACGCAAAGCGAACGCGGCCGTCGGCCACGCCGTGCTGTACGGGGGTGCCCGCCGCGAGTTCGGCGACCGCGGCGCCGCGGAGGCGTGGGCCGAGGGGCTCTCGACGGGCGCCGACCGCCCGGTGTGGATCCACGCGGCCCACCCTGCCGACTGTAGCGACGTGGACGCGTACCTCGTCTCGCGCCAGCGGCAACTGCTCGACCTCGACGGCGCGTACGACAAACGACGGCGACGCCTCCGCGGCGACGACGGCGGCGATCCGGGGACCCTCGACGCGTACGCCGACGGCGGAGAGTGACGGGGCGAGCGGAAGCCCGGAAATGCACAACCGGAGTGGATTTAGTAGTCGGGCGACCGTACGGCTCGTCGACATGGTATCCGAAGGCGACGCCGCGCCGACGTTCACCGCGACGTACAAGGGCAGCGACCACGAGACGTTCGACCTCGCCGACCACCTCGGCGACGGGCCGGTCGTGCTCGCGTTCTTCCCGGGCGCGTTCACGCCCCCGTGTTCCAACGAGATGGTGGCGCTGCAGGGGCACCACGACGACTTCGCGGCCGCCGGCGCGACGCTGTTCGGCGTCAGCGCCGACTCGGCGTTCTCGCTGGGCGCGTTCGCCGACGAGTACGACCTCGCGTTCGATCTCGTCAGCGACATGCCCGGCGACGCCATCGAGGCGTACGGCCTCTCGCTCGACATTCCGGACCTCGGCCTGTACGGCGTCGCCAACCGTGCGGTGTACGTCATCGACGACGCGGGCGACGTGACGTACGTCTGGGAGACGGACGATCCGACGAACGAGCCCGACTACGGGGAGCTGCTGGCGGCCGTCGAGGACGCCTGAGGCGGCACGAGCCGGCTCCCGACCGGGTGACCGGCCCGTCTCACTTGTGATGGTGTATCCACTCGCTGGCCGGCACGAACTCCGATCCCCCACAGGCGCCACACGACTCCGGCGGTTCGAAGCTGTGCTCGCCGCCGTCGAGGTGGATCGGCGTGC
This genomic interval carries:
- the ftsZ gene encoding cell division protein FtsZ; the encoded protein is MQDIVQDALANAEAEQRDMEAVGDDDDEFGEPRIVIVGAGGAGNNTINRLYNIGVDGAETVAINTDKQHLKMIEADTKILVGKSLTNGLGAGGDPSMGERATEMAQGTIKEVLGDADLVFVTAGMGGGTGTGAAPVISKIAKEQGAIVVGMVSTPFNVERARTVKAEEGLEELRNEADSIIVLDNNRLLDYVPNLPIGKAFSVMDQIIAETVKGISETITQPSLINLDYADMSTIMNQGGVAVMLVGETQDKNKTQEVVNDAMNHPLLDVDYRGASGGLVHITGGPDLTLKEAEGIADNITERLEASANVIWGARIQEEYKGKVRVMAIMTGVQSAQVLGPSTQKQADKSRQSIEGGEASELDFDAKANAESGNGQEAAWQSDGGREESTERSNGLDVIR
- a CDS encoding ribbon-helix-helix domain-containing protein yields the protein MERVTLRIPKQQIEEVEQMVETGEFPNRSEAIRSAVRDMLNEQADTSGERTRGERSKRSWAKV
- a CDS encoding double zinc ribbon domain-containing protein; translation: MSKITFRADADLVDRLERLEGSKSEVMREALREHLDAAEEQHAADAADASDTGTRSPSGAAVDTAGSLDDALAARVDELVTARLDEEFGTRRRATDAAVGGARPFGVPGGAGDRVPSVNLTVNVDGAGAAVDPSAGVSQPASADAEPAATATEEGPATEGPRSADAASEEGPATEGPRSADAASDAGERSCAQCGEDLSDDHVFCPNCGEKATRRLFCECGDEIRSDWGFCPGCGRRTPAADVLDAP
- a CDS encoding metal ABC transporter substrate-binding protein; translation: MTDTRDPASSPGTTRRRFLAGGSGLAAAGLAGCLGDAAGRGGSDDGPTVVASFFSFYDFARKVAADTPITVRNLVPTGLHGHGWDPDASVTRDIVDADAFVHVGEDFQPWADRAIQTLRDDDVNTQLVNAREGIELVPLAESLDRDEEGVGEGRGNDPHFWLDPRRAKTAVDNIAEGLVELAPEHEDSLRDNAETYKTAVLDRIDADYEAIFDAADRDVVQLAAHNAFQYIADRYGVQMRPLVVNLAASGDVKPSDIIEAKRVIDENDIRYIGAGVFETRRPAKQLLAETSVEAYYPVTPYAGVREDWVENDWGYEEIADKVNMPTFEVVLGNTPPEEAGYDGWNEEWRNFE
- a CDS encoding metal ABC transporter ATP-binding protein translates to MSHPDAGVAERNGQGISDADGESDTAIEVSDVTFGYTAAPVVEDVDLAIEAGEYVAVVGPNGSGKSTLMKLMLGLLRPDEGEARLFGEPAHAFDDGERVGYVSQHASAAKEMPITVREVVKMGRFAHVGFGRLSADDWAIVDEALATVGMSAFADRRITKLSGGQRQRAFIARALAGEADLLVLDEPTVGVDAESVEAFYDLLEALNDDGITVLLIEHDLGAVVDHADRVVCLNREVYFDGPTDEFVESDALARAFGAAAGVVGGDR
- a CDS encoding metal ABC transporter permease, with product MTLPTGAADAFAGHWPSPLQSGGSALDPLLAPIYYLLDLWSLLLGALGNATGLELLQYGFMHRAILVGICIGVMAPLIGTFLVHRQLALIGDALAHTAFAGVAVGLFLNGVLSLGVSPYLTAVVVAVLAALLIEVISEVTDAYNDVSMAIVLSTGFALGTVLISLNAGGLAVGINQYLFGNLSTVSAENAAILLVLFAVIVATVALTRNQLLYVTFDETAAEVSGIPVNWYNRVMVMLTALVVVGAMQIMGVILVAAMLVVPVAGATQVSRSFTGSLLTSVVLAELAVLLGIGVSYYGEATAGGVIVLVAVAIYVVAVAIGKLREARGDEDAPELGGIDADDGVA
- a CDS encoding M24 family metallopeptidase; its protein translation is MATKLPESEFDARLAEVRGRLADTDADAATFLGATSIEYLSGFHHIQTERPVVLAVTEDRMEITVPRLEVERVEPNPRIDAVHHYFDYPQGKPIETAAAMLEGMGVDSVVSDADGAPGVMGYEGPSLSEFVEVDSQSWVDRMRWEKTDAEVDLVRESAKWANLAHRHLADYTEVGAHPVTVSQRATTEASRAMLDTLGDRYAVRTRGSGPVHAGYISGSETALPHGHTPNERLSEGDVLITGASANVDGYHSELERTMFVGEPSDEQVHYFELMLEAQDIAIDALGPGQSIAGVDEAVHDYFLEQGIEDTAQHHVGHNIGLGGHEPPYLDRGWDEYDHVGESDAQMAPGQIYTIEPGIYTDEYGYRHSDTIAITESGIEWLTYFPRDLESNVIR